The Carassius gibelio isolate Cgi1373 ecotype wild population from Czech Republic chromosome B11, carGib1.2-hapl.c, whole genome shotgun sequence genomic sequence TAAACCCAATATAAGAAACAAAGTGTCCTCTGGAGTCAGTAAGGGAAGCCTATGTCCTTTTTTTTGTTgaggaaataaaatacaatgtcaTCAATAAACCCcagcaaatattgataaatgGCATTGCTTAGCAGatggaaaatgtatatttttagccaTTATAGAATTATGTCTGTTTTAGGTGATATTTACACATCCCCTCATTAATCTTATGGACACATTGGAGACCACACTATTTAGGCATGTTGTGCAAGGTCACTAATGACGTTTGCAACCGCTTGTGTCAGAGAGATACCACAGGAACAATGCAGTGCCGTTAATTTAAAGCATTTACGGATGGTCTTAATGGGGTCAATGTAACAACAATCCACAGCCATCGCTGTGGCCTTCGAGGCCTGAAAAGGATCTACTGCCTGGGTTCAGAGAACAAAATCGAGGTCCCCTTAATGTAAGATATTAAATGTCTAGGGCCTGTTTGAACAGGGGGTTGGTGATTATATAAATCGGTCAAACAGAGAAAAGGGAATTCTTCTTTGAGCAAAGAGGATCTGCTTTGAAAGGTTGCTAGGAGTGACAAAAACCACAGAAATGGAAGTGCTTGCCAGACTTTCTGTCTCTTTTGTAAACAGTTACAAGGAGAGTCTGAGACATtcgtcacataaaaaaaaaaaaaaaaaattcatttttactgtAGCTAAACTTTGTCAACATCAGTGATGTACATTGAATTGAAATATCAGAACAGTGCATTTGAATATGTATGAAATAATCCAGTAAAAATTGcttataatttacaatatatatatttggcaatAGTGTTTGAGGTGCATgatgacaaataaatacaaatttattaaaatacaaattttaaaatactCAGGATGTACTGTTGAATCCAAACCACTATGGGCAATGACATTTGACCCTTTCTCATAATTTCAATATGACTGATCTTGTTTatgttacatatttttatttttatttatatcaacaCAAATTCAAAATGCCTGACAAAAGCTGTGATACATGTCATATTATCTGCTATTGCAGTGGGGAAATGcgtaaaaaatacataattcacAAACctcaaaatgttcaaatgttctCACCttcagatgtagatgagtttatttcttcttcaAAGCAGTTTTGACGAAGCACTAgtgaaagcattattatggattattgacTGGTATTTTGTCCAGAAGCGATGGTTCGAAGTTGTGTGTGCATTACTTgtaaattattgtgatgtttttatcatctgtttggactctcattctgacggcacccattaaccTCATTGGTGAGGAAGACATTAcactgaatttctccaaatctgattaataaactcatctacatcttggatggtctgagggtgagtacattttaagcaaatttaaatgtttgagtgaactattccttatttATTTTGGCATAACCTTCAATCTACTCAGTTTTTATATGCAATCTAATATTTTTAAGACAAAGTGTCACAACTGCACATGTTCAGGAAACAGATTGGTCCAAGAACTTCACAATATTATCAACTGGAGGAGTATAGAGACTAGTAACTCCAATAAAATGCAGCTATAATAATGCTCTCCGGTAGCTTTGGTAGCTTTATGAGCATTTTATTGgaaactttaaataataaaatattttttccagtCCTTTGTAGCTGGGTTGTCCTAGAGTTAGCTTTAACCAACTGAGGTAAACAGAGAGGAATTTTATAAAACCAGCTAGAAACTAGAAATCTCAGCTCATTATGTTTCCACAGATCCAGTATctatgaaatatatacataacaaatccagtttaaaaaataaaaacagcagatttagttatgaattatattaaacatactgaaaacaaaaatacatcagTGATATATTGTCTAGCAATTCTTGCTCCtttttcattgttaaaactggAAAAGGAACATTTCTAATATACCACTTCCTAACATACCGTACTGTCCTTATCAACTCCATTATGAGTCTTTTAAGGATCTATAAGAGATATCAGATGAGTGTATTTACACAGCCACTGTGGTGGTCGAAGACACAGGAGTTGAGGCTCCTTCCGGTGTAACCTTGGCCAGTCGGTGGTCCTTGTTTTTGGAGCAGCTCCGTCCACAGAGCTGGCAGGATGCGCAGCAGGAGTTGCAGCAGGGTAAGAAGCGAAACACACTCACGCGCCACAGGAACCAGCCAGGGGCCCAACAACACCAGCACATGAGAACCCCTCCTGCTATCACACCCAGAACTACATACAGCACCAGCAGAGACATGGAAGACTGGGAATCTGGAGAAGAAAGGATTTCATTAAAGGACTAGGACGTACAATTCCCAGTGAGATTTAAATATATTCAGCACAAAAACTTACTCACTGGATATTCTTAAACCTCCAAAAAATGCCATTTATGGAATCAATTAATAAAGGACCAAAATGGTAAGgagaaatcttttaaaataaagcaataagccacgaTAGTGTGTGTGTTATAGTACATTTTGCATGATTAAGTTAGTAgcaaaagaaatacataaaagaCACTTtactcaataaatatttatattaataatagttatcAGAATAAATCAAGCAATACAGTTCCTTAGCCTAAActtacattaatataaaaaaattaaatacaatcgcATCCAATCAGACCAAGCAGAACACATGCCAACAGCTAATTAACTACATTAATTCAGttgtaattatcatttaattttgtCATATAATTACGTAGTGAAGATTTATGTATCATATTGCTTACCTATCACCAGTGTTAAGTTTATTtgctattataatatttattaatatgttgggtcccactttatattaagtgtccctaatacctgtgtacttgcATCTTAACTAGATGTGTacatagtatgtaaccacagtgtaagtacacattggtacatagtatctGCAGCTCTAATGTTTGTCTAACTATGTGACAACTCACtgaatggtatgtgtaagtacaaatgtgtaacaggacattggtaacaacactttttggTAATGAAAGTACAAATGGGTAACAAGACTAACAGCACTTTTTGGTAAAGAAAGTGTTACACTTTAAATTAGCTTTATCATGTAATGTTACACAGGAGCGGCCAGCAAGTTAGGATTTACATATAAATAGTGGTTGGTTTCCAGAATAtgacactttatattaagtgtacagttcctgaggagttaccatgtaagtacacCGGTAATACAGTGGTGCACCAACTCCAACTCGAaatccaactcctcccactttacataCCCCTAAACCTACACATCACCACCCCCTGGATCAAATTACTcttatacatattgttgttacaaaatgtagttatAGGATTCCTGTTACATGAGTACTTGGTGAAGTGaaaaaagtgttgtgaccaatttcctgttacacatttgtacttactcAAATCACCTTAAGTTGTATTAGTGTGTGTAGTTAAAGAAATATGATTAtagctgtagatactatgtaccaatgtgtacttacactgagGTTACATACTACATACAAATTTAGTTACTAGGTAAGAACAGTTAAGGACACAATATGAAGTGGAACCATATGTTGTATCAGATTTAGTTTTAATaagctttcatttatttgtattcaagttttttaaagtattttatctaatattcatatttttttattcagttttataaaaaaaaatgtaaacaattttggtcccactttatattaggtggccttaactactatgtacttacataaaaaaataagtacaatatacttattgtgttcatattgtattgtaaaacacttttgctgctattgaggtgggataggggtaaggttagggagagggttggaggtatgggtaagtttaggggtgggttaaggtgtaaagtatgggtcaacagtgtaattataaatgtaattacagaacttaaatacagatgtaattacatgtagttttttttttatataagtacaatgtaaaaacatatatgtacacaattagtacattatactaaattattaattaaaatgtaagtacatagtggttaaggccacttaatataaagtgagtccacaatttttaatagttttagaggCTTTTTGTTGAATTTGGCAACTATGTGTTCTGCATCCAGTAAAACATGATATGATAGTCTCTAAAGTTTTCTTTGTGAAATCAGTTTCTTCAATTATAGTGTGGTATTGTTTAAACACCTGTGGATTTTTAAAAGCAGTTTAGACCGAATGTGGAGTTAAATGTCAGCTTTTAGTTCAAATGCACAAGAGTAGTTTCTAGATAGCAGACTAGTGCTTTTGAGAAGTTACAACGAACAGCTGATTTACTGCTCACTGTTTGCAATGAACATTTATGTGCTCCTCAATTAGCTTTGTGTCCTTAGCCTTTCAGAGTTCCCCATTATAAagcaataaaattaaatttatggaCACTCAAAAAGAGGTGCAGTTCTGAGGAGTAGTCGATATATTTAGGTCTTGTGCACTGAACCATCTTCTTACACTTTTTACACTTATCTATCTAATTCCTTTTAAGATCTAAATATGCACTTAAAGCAAGATGGTGGATATTGTACAGTTGCTTTAGTGACTTCAAATACACAACCATGTAAAACTGATTAACTGAACGCTTTAGGCAGTAACATGTGCTTGGTTCTGTTTGGCCTTCTTCAGTTAAGCATACAGAATTCTGGGAAGCCTGAAAAACTTCCATAGATGCTGAAGTTTTTTTATGGAActatagatgccaataaagaaccctTATGTTTAAGAGCGTTGCAGAATATTTATTCTGTTCTGTTTggctgcatattttttattgcaatacTTACCGGTCACAGAATCTGGATCAGGAATGGCGTTTGGAGTGGCACAGTTCTTTAATGTGGACACTGTCCGAGTGGGAACATCACTCATCTGTGTAGGTTGGGTAACATGATGCTGTGGGGGCTTAGGTGTAGATAGAGGAcctgaaacacacaaaaacaggAGCAAAATCTATCAAGAACAAATCCCAGATGGAAAAGCCTTCTCAAAATAAACTCACTGACCATTGCAACCAGGGTAATCGATTAAGTCACTGCCATCGCCACAGTTGTCAATGCCTTTATCATCCGCACAAACCAGACTCATGGGAATACACTTCCCATTGCGACAGTTGAAGTAAGGTTCTccgctgcattctgattggttaaAACCTGGAGAGACAAAAAATATGAGCAGGCTGTTgatattctgtcatgatttaacTTCTAGAAAAAGTGAAGTGGATGTAAATTCATTCTAACCCAGCCTGAATGATGTAAAGTCTCCAACAAAGTCCACCCTTGGCTGAGTTCCTCTTGTTACAAGACGAAGAGTTAGAAATTTGCCCGTTGACAACACTGGACGGGGAGGGCTCTTCCCACAGAGTGGCTGGCCTATAGGGGGTGCAGACTTATCCCTCCCGTCGTAGAACTGGATGTATGAGCCAGCATGGCAGGGGTCTACAGGCCCCTCCCCGGTGGTTGGCTCCAGGCTCAGATCAGGCCGTGTCGGGCCAGAAGAGGAGGACCCCCGAGGTGAATCTGGAAGGAGGGGTGCGGGGCTTTGCGGTGACACTCTTAGCAGGCTGTAGACCAGAAAGAAGCGGAAGTAGAACTGCACCTTGTCCCGGGGGGTGGCGGACTGTATGGTGAGGTGGCAATCTGTCCCAATGGAGACAAAGTAGTACTTCCGGGACTCCTGGTGCGACTTTACGATCATGCCGTCCCCCTGTATTGTCTGGCCACAGAAGTCCACAACATTCACTGTTGGGAATATTGAGATGGCCATTAGATTAAAAATcaaataatccacacgactccagaccatcaattaacatctcgtgaagtgaaaagctgtgtgttcatAATAATCAAATCCATCAAGAAGTTTGTAACTTTAAGCCATTgcttaaaatatgagtcctctatccgtaatattgctttctccaggaAAAAgtagtcttgtctgaatcagatcAAGCatcatttacaagtgaaaacagtccaaaatggttctaaacaaatatgtttatggattttgatgtgaggacaacaggggatggactttttcaatagagcaagacattaactgatggaatTGAGTTGTGTGGATTTcacacccattcactacagaggatccactgtTGCAAGTGATGCAACACcccatttctccaaatcttttctgatgaagaaacaaactggcCTAAGTATAAGATTTTCATTTGggtgcaaattttcatttttttttttttggataaactattcctttaatggtcATGTAGACTGAAACAAAGAACACATGGAAGGAAGGAAAACATAACAAATCCAGATCAAATTAAGAAAGACCACAAGCTTTGCAAcaccccccccctcccctcccaATCTGGGGTACGAACCAAATAATAGGAAGATTTACAACCTCTCCTTGGTTTATTAGCTTTGTTACCAAGGGCAACCGGTAGATCCGTGATGTCTCACTGCCAGGAATGTCCAGAGAAACCTTCTATTGGTGGAAAAGGACCAATACCTCAAAATATTCTGTAACCATTGTGTCCTCAACTGAGCAGCAGCGGAATAGCGAGTTccctataaatgttttaattggccAGACCAAAGCGCTCTATCA encodes the following:
- the LOC127968599 gene encoding low-density lipoprotein receptor class A domain-containing protein 2-like, yielding MARVRCIQHLSAWFVLFSLMTRQSHSIETVNVVDFCGQTIQGDGMIVKSHQESRKYYFVSIGTDCHLTIQSATPRDKVQFYFRFFLVYSLLRVSPQSPAPLLPDSPRGSSSSGPTRPDLSLEPTTGEGPVDPCHAGSYIQFYDGRDKSAPPIGQPLCGKSPPRPVLSTGKFLTLRLVTRGTQPRVDFVGDFTSFRLGFNQSECSGEPYFNCRNGKCIPMSLVCADDKGIDNCGDGSDLIDYPGCNGPLSTPKPPQHHVTQPTQMSDVPTRTVSTLKNCATPNAIPDPDSVTDSQSSMSLLVLYVVLGVIAGGVLMCWCCWAPGWFLWRVSVFRFLPCCNSCCASCQLCGRSCSKNKDHRLAKVTPEGASTPVSSTTTVAV